Proteins encoded by one window of Flagellimonas lutaonensis:
- a CDS encoding glycogen debranching protein: MRTIICYLSIFLLPGCATKTEKSLLEVLEDSPSITGKQAYLESPYVTAGDRVYMVGHQDGSFPPLGWHIKGEMGGIWNHPIKLMDGFEARLIVGDDTLTLDKAVEFVNYPFANKHIFEFSEKELVVERLQFVPDAKQGIVVQFVVENNTGTAQEATFEFIGHTDLRPTWLGERTEMFDGPDSSEFIEDKWVVKDAKNPWFAVFGAGRSPDSNHSFPKKDGEHGTSNSLAYSISLAADTPQILNFTIAGSYNSRKDALDTYEALQKDYFFMAHEKKERYQKLVERSKLSIPDQDLQQAFEWLKYNCDWLVRSVPEIGTGIGAGIPDYPWWFGVDSEYALRGYLAVGQTEPVYSTIKLIDSVSMALNGNGRIIHEMSTNGAVFNEGNINETPQFASLIWEIYKWNGDKQFLEEYFPTIEKGLHWLLAENDANKNLFPDGFGMMEIHGLDSEMIDVAAYTQRAFADASKMAKELGKEELAAEYARTAQKLKDKINEEFWSEEFGSFADFLGTDEQAIHLIEDAIVRADTLNKPWAIEELQATKRQIQKNPSNKLKTFVLHHNWVVNTPMEMGIADSIKAITALNTAKKFTNPFGVFVTGIDRDESAGQEDGSFQGSKVFSYTGAVMTLPTGVQAIAENNYGRPDEALDYLKRMTRTFSYALPGSMYEVSPDYGMMVQAWNIYAFAIPIVQQFFGVQPMAHKKTIIIRPQMPSSWQNASLENIQVADNEVSIFYKHGSEGLQIEVLQSNTDWTIQLELPKGAYSVNVEGAQTSENGTGSVFISSDKKLVVVSKNP; the protein is encoded by the coding sequence ATGAGAACCATTATCTGCTATCTCTCTATTTTCTTGCTTCCTGGTTGTGCCACCAAAACCGAAAAAAGCCTCTTGGAAGTGCTTGAAGATTCCCCATCCATCACGGGCAAACAAGCCTATCTCGAATCACCCTACGTAACCGCAGGTGACCGCGTGTATATGGTGGGGCACCAAGATGGAAGCTTCCCCCCATTGGGCTGGCACATAAAGGGCGAAATGGGTGGCATCTGGAACCACCCCATCAAACTGATGGATGGCTTTGAGGCCCGTCTCATTGTTGGGGATGATACGCTTACACTCGACAAAGCCGTTGAATTTGTCAACTACCCATTTGCCAACAAGCATATTTTTGAATTTTCCGAAAAAGAATTGGTGGTAGAACGGCTCCAGTTCGTGCCCGATGCCAAACAGGGGATCGTTGTACAGTTTGTCGTTGAGAACAATACAGGTACAGCACAAGAGGCAACCTTTGAATTTATCGGGCATACCGATCTAAGGCCTACATGGTTGGGCGAGCGAACCGAGATGTTCGATGGTCCCGATTCTTCAGAATTCATTGAAGATAAGTGGGTGGTAAAAGATGCCAAAAACCCATGGTTTGCGGTTTTCGGTGCTGGACGCTCGCCCGATTCGAACCATTCTTTTCCCAAGAAAGATGGCGAACACGGCACCTCAAATTCTTTGGCCTATTCGATTTCGCTTGCCGCAGATACCCCGCAGATCTTGAACTTCACCATTGCTGGATCGTATAACTCGCGCAAAGATGCACTCGACACGTATGAGGCCCTACAAAAAGATTATTTTTTCATGGCCCACGAAAAAAAAGAACGTTATCAAAAACTGGTCGAACGGTCAAAATTGTCTATTCCGGACCAAGACTTGCAACAGGCCTTTGAATGGCTCAAATACAATTGCGACTGGTTGGTGCGCAGCGTTCCTGAAATAGGAACGGGTATCGGGGCGGGCATACCCGATTACCCTTGGTGGTTCGGGGTCGACAGTGAGTATGCCCTACGTGGCTATTTGGCCGTGGGGCAGACCGAGCCCGTATACAGCACCATCAAGCTTATTGACAGCGTTTCGATGGCCCTGAATGGAAACGGTAGGATCATTCACGAAATGTCAACCAACGGGGCCGTTTTCAACGAGGGAAACATCAACGAAACACCCCAGTTTGCTTCTCTTATTTGGGAAATCTACAAATGGAACGGTGATAAGCAATTTCTTGAAGAATACTTCCCCACCATTGAAAAAGGATTGCATTGGCTGTTGGCAGAGAACGATGCCAATAAAAACCTGTTCCCAGATGGGTTCGGCATGATGGAAATACATGGTCTTGACAGTGAGATGATCGATGTGGCGGCCTATACCCAACGGGCCTTTGCAGATGCATCCAAAATGGCGAAAGAGCTGGGCAAAGAAGAGCTGGCCGCTGAGTATGCCCGCACTGCACAAAAACTAAAAGATAAGATCAATGAAGAATTCTGGTCAGAAGAGTTTGGTTCGTTCGCCGACTTTTTGGGCACCGATGAACAGGCCATCCACTTGATCGAAGATGCCATTGTCAGGGCCGATACCTTGAACAAACCTTGGGCCATCGAAGAGTTGCAGGCCACAAAAAGACAGATCCAAAAAAATCCATCCAACAAATTGAAAACCTTTGTGTTGCACCACAACTGGGTGGTCAACACCCCTATGGAAATGGGCATCGCCGATTCTATCAAGGCCATCACCGCACTCAACACGGCCAAGAAGTTCACCAATCCGTTTGGGGTCTTTGTAACGGGCATTGACCGTGACGAGTCTGCCGGCCAAGAAGATGGCTCGTTTCAGGGCAGCAAGGTATTCTCGTACACCGGGGCCGTGATGACCTTGCCTACGGGGGTTCAGGCCATTGCCGAAAACAATTATGGCCGGCCCGATGAGGCACTGGACTACCTAAAACGCATGACGCGTACCTTTAGCTATGCCCTACCGGGCAGCATGTACGAGGTTTCACCCGATTATGGTATGATGGTACAGGCTTGGAACATCTACGCCTTTGCCATACCCATCGTACAGCAGTTTTTTGGGGTGCAGCCAATGGCGCACAAAAAAACAATCATCATCAGGCCACAGATGCCCTCGTCTTGGCAGAACGCTTCCCTGGAAAATATACAGGTGGCCGACAACGAGGTTTCCATTTTTTATAAGCATGGTTCCGAAGGGCTGCAAATAGAGGTCTTGCAGAGCAATACCGACTGGACCATTCAACTAGAGCTTCCAAAAGGTGCTTATTCGGTCAATGTAGAAGGGGCCCAAACCAGTGAAAATGGCACCGGTTCCGTTTTTATCTCTTCGGATAAAAAATTGGTGGTGGTTTCAAAAAATCCATAA
- a CDS encoding regulatory protein RecX, protein MLPSIKTNKHISVQEAQKKMERYCAYQERCHQEVVRKLREMRMIPEAIDHIMAHLIKENYLNEERFAKSFARGKFNIKKWGKKRIVQELKNRHISRFNIKSALKEIDDEDYLNTLHSLAIKRLSQITETHPQKRKRKLADYLLYRGWESDLVYAKIKELT, encoded by the coding sequence ATGCTCCCTTCCATCAAAACCAACAAACACATATCTGTACAAGAGGCACAAAAAAAAATGGAACGCTACTGTGCCTACCAAGAACGCTGCCATCAAGAAGTGGTTCGCAAACTAAGGGAAATGCGCATGATTCCCGAGGCCATCGACCACATTATGGCGCACCTCATCAAAGAAAATTACCTGAACGAAGAGCGGTTTGCCAAGAGCTTTGCACGGGGCAAGTTCAACATCAAAAAATGGGGGAAAAAACGCATCGTCCAAGAATTGAAGAACCGGCACATATCAAGGTTCAACATTAAAAGTGCCCTAAAAGAGATAGATGATGAAGATTATTTGAACACCTTGCATTCGCTTGCGATAAAACGCCTATCACAGATTACCGAAACGCATCCACAGAAAAGAAAAAGAAAGCTCGCCGATTATCTATTGTACAGGGGCTGGGAGAGTGATTTAGTCTATGCCAAGATAAAAGAGCTGACCTAA
- a CDS encoding cupin-like domain-containing protein translates to MKLDLQQIPRENTLTKEEFLAKYFRPQKPVVIENFIKDWPAYSKWNLDYMKKVAGEKTVPLYDDRPVKHDEGFNEPHAKMKMADYIDLLKNEPTKYRIFLWNILKEVPELQNDFSYPDFGLKLMKGLPMLFFGGRDSYTFMHYDIDLANIFHFHFDGEKQCILFPQSETKYLYKVPHSLIVREDIDFNNPDLEKWPALKNAKGYVTNLHHGNVLYMPEGYWHYMRYVTPGFSMSLRAIARKPKNFTKAVYNVFFMRYFDNLMRRLKGQKWIDWKNEQAVLKTHKALGIS, encoded by the coding sequence TTGAAACTTGACCTTCAACAGATTCCCCGAGAAAATACCCTGACCAAAGAGGAATTTTTGGCAAAGTATTTTAGACCACAGAAACCTGTGGTCATCGAAAACTTTATCAAAGATTGGCCCGCTTACTCTAAATGGAATCTAGATTATATGAAGAAGGTCGCCGGCGAAAAAACCGTGCCCCTATACGATGATCGCCCGGTCAAGCATGATGAGGGTTTCAACGAGCCACATGCCAAAATGAAGATGGCCGATTATATCGACCTGCTCAAAAACGAGCCTACCAAATACCGTATTTTTCTATGGAACATACTAAAAGAAGTACCCGAGCTACAGAACGATTTTTCATATCCTGATTTTGGGCTCAAATTGATGAAGGGGCTTCCTATGCTGTTCTTTGGTGGACGAGACAGTTATACCTTTATGCACTATGATATCGACCTGGCCAATATCTTCCACTTTCATTTTGATGGCGAGAAACAGTGCATCCTCTTTCCACAGTCAGAGACGAAATATCTGTATAAGGTGCCACATTCGCTGATTGTTCGTGAAGATATCGACTTCAACAATCCCGACCTTGAAAAATGGCCGGCGCTCAAGAATGCCAAAGGCTACGTCACCAATCTACATCACGGAAATGTTCTTTACATGCCCGAAGGTTATTGGCACTATATGCGTTATGTGACGCCTGGTTTTTCAATGAGCCTGAGGGCCATTGCCCGAAAGCCCAAAAATTTCACCAAAGCCGTCTACAATGTCTTTTTTATGCGCTATTTCGATAATTTGATGCGCAGGCTCAAGGGCCAAAAATGGATTGATTGGAAGAATGAGCAGGCAGTGCTCAAGACCCATAAGGCCTTGGGCATTTCTTAG
- the bioB gene encoding biotin synthase BioB produces the protein MSETRHDWTKEEILEIYNKPLMELLYEAATVHREYHDPNTVQVSTLLSIKTGGCPEDCGYCPQAARYHTDIEGNDLMTVQQVKAQALRAKASGSSRVCMGAAWRNVKDGPEFDQVLEMVRTINKLDMEVCCTLGMVTENQAKRLAEAGLYAYNHNLDTSEEYYKEVISTRGYDDRLQTIENVRKTNVTVCSGGIIGMGESVEDRAGMLVALSTLNPQPESVPINALVAVEGTPMEEQEPVAIWEMVRMVATTRIVMPKTQVRLSAGRTGMSKEGQALCFFAGANSIFAGDKLLTTPNPDVNEDMELFKQLGLNPQRPFVKAPKPETVEAEDSRYQPLGEKPKWSRPNHKIQRNEEAKEKAKMARGPKAK, from the coding sequence ATGAGCGAGACCAGACACGATTGGACCAAAGAGGAAATACTAGAGATTTACAATAAACCTTTGATGGAGCTGCTATATGAGGCCGCTACCGTTCATAGAGAGTACCACGACCCGAATACGGTACAGGTTTCTACCTTACTGTCGATAAAAACAGGTGGATGCCCCGAAGATTGTGGCTATTGCCCCCAAGCGGCCCGTTACCATACCGATATCGAGGGCAATGACCTTATGACGGTACAGCAAGTAAAGGCTCAGGCATTGCGTGCCAAGGCATCGGGCAGTTCGCGGGTCTGCATGGGTGCTGCATGGCGAAACGTAAAAGATGGCCCTGAGTTTGACCAAGTGCTTGAAATGGTACGCACCATCAACAAACTGGATATGGAGGTTTGCTGTACCTTGGGAATGGTCACCGAAAACCAGGCCAAGCGGCTCGCCGAGGCAGGGCTGTATGCCTACAACCATAATCTTGACACCTCTGAAGAATATTACAAAGAGGTCATCTCGACCCGTGGATACGATGACCGCTTGCAAACCATTGAAAATGTTCGAAAGACCAATGTAACCGTTTGCAGTGGGGGCATTATTGGCATGGGCGAGTCGGTTGAGGACAGGGCCGGAATGCTGGTGGCCCTTTCAACCTTAAATCCCCAGCCCGAATCCGTTCCTATCAATGCTTTGGTGGCCGTTGAGGGCACACCTATGGAAGAACAAGAACCAGTGGCCATTTGGGAGATGGTTCGCATGGTGGCAACCACCAGAATTGTGATGCCCAAGACCCAAGTGCGCTTGTCTGCCGGAAGAACTGGAATGAGCAAAGAAGGGCAGGCCCTTTGTTTCTTTGCGGGAGCCAATTCAATCTTTGCGGGCGATAAGTTGTTGACGACCCCCAATCCCGATGTAAACGAAGATATGGAGCTCTTTAAACAGCTGGGCCTAAACCCGCAACGCCCCTTTGTCAAGGCGCCAAAGCCAGAGACCGTCGAAGCGGAAGACTCACGTTACCAACCCCTTGGCGAAAAACCGAAATGGTCTCGCCCCAACCATAAGATACAACGAAATGAAGAGGCCAAGGAAAAGGCAAAAATGGCACGCGGCCCTAAGGCTAAGTAA
- a CDS encoding beta-ketoacyl synthase N-terminal-like domain-containing protein, giving the protein MKQPIYIRALSSISSLGSSLEEIWKSYQTEKHFLSEVKIGEQTVWASQFSPEIKKRIENLRHQNEKYKNLDDSVLFAIHVSRKAIDLAHWNGNSSFGINLGSSRGATTLFEKYYGEFLSSGKAATLVSPTTTLGNISSWVAHDLKSKGPEISHSITCSTSLHAVLNAVAWLQSGLVDKFLVGGSEAPLTPFTIAQMQALKIYAKGEVERSRNHQDGIASTLPSYPCRALDFGKKQNTMVLGEAAGVACLERKASKTKLAKIVGIGYATEPLRHNVSLSTDAQCFQDSMKMALGPMPADEVDVVVMHAPGTIKGDKAEFRAIKKVFGEKIPAITSNKWKVGHTFGASGILSLEMAVLMLQHQQFVPTPFFEQEHPEEIKNIIVNAVGFGGNAVSILLALP; this is encoded by the coding sequence TTGAAGCAACCTATTTACATAAGAGCACTTTCATCAATTTCTTCTTTAGGAAGTTCTTTGGAGGAAATATGGAAATCCTACCAAACAGAAAAACACTTTCTGTCAGAAGTCAAAATTGGCGAACAGACGGTTTGGGCTTCGCAATTTTCGCCAGAAATCAAGAAAAGAATAGAAAACCTGCGTCATCAAAACGAGAAATACAAAAATCTGGACGATTCGGTGCTCTTTGCCATCCATGTTTCGAGAAAGGCCATTGACCTTGCCCATTGGAATGGCAATTCGAGTTTTGGAATAAACTTGGGGTCTTCGCGCGGGGCAACCACATTGTTTGAAAAATATTATGGCGAGTTTTTGAGCTCCGGAAAAGCTGCCACACTCGTATCGCCCACGACCACCTTGGGAAATATCTCGTCATGGGTCGCACATGATCTGAAATCAAAAGGGCCAGAGATATCACATTCCATCACTTGTTCCACTTCTTTGCATGCTGTTTTAAACGCTGTGGCGTGGCTGCAAAGTGGCTTGGTCGACAAATTTCTTGTGGGCGGTAGCGAAGCACCACTGACCCCGTTCACCATTGCGCAGATGCAGGCTTTGAAAATTTATGCAAAAGGGGAGGTTGAGCGTAGTCGAAACCACCAAGATGGCATAGCTTCTACTTTGCCAAGCTACCCATGCAGGGCGTTGGATTTTGGCAAAAAACAGAACACCATGGTCTTGGGCGAGGCCGCTGGGGTTGCCTGTCTTGAACGAAAAGCTTCGAAGACGAAACTTGCCAAGATAGTGGGCATTGGGTACGCTACCGAACCTTTGCGGCACAATGTTTCGTTATCGACAGATGCACAGTGCTTTCAAGACTCCATGAAAATGGCCTTGGGGCCAATGCCGGCAGATGAAGTGGATGTCGTTGTCATGCACGCGCCCGGCACGATCAAAGGGGACAAGGCAGAGTTCAGGGCCATCAAAAAGGTTTTTGGCGAAAAGATTCCGGCAATCACTTCAAATAAGTGGAAAGTGGGCCATACGTTTGGCGCTTCGGGCATATTGAGTTTAGAAATGGCCGTTTTGATGCTGCAGCACCAGCAATTTGTTCCGACCCCATTTTTTGAACAAGAACACCCTGAAGAAATAAAGAACATAATCGTAAATGCGGTTGGGTTTGGAGGGAATGCTGTGAGTATCTTACTGGCATTGCCTTGA
- the bioA gene encoding adenosylmethionine--8-amino-7-oxononanoate transaminase, which produces MLGHTISKSFAERDQKHLWHPLTQHKLHATTLPIVKAKGAILHDEHGKEYIDGIASWYTAMYGHCNEHIIERVGRQMQQLDQVVFSGFTHPPAIELSEALVNILPDNQQKLFFSDNGSTAVEVGIKMALQYHFNKGHKKNVLLAFEDGFHGDTFGAMSVSGLSVYNGPFENFFLEVERIPVPNGTNTGEIQKTLENLLREKEAAAFVYEPLVQGAAAMKMHDAKGLDTILALLKKHEVLLVADEVMTGFGKTGTHFASDQVETKPDIICLSKALTAGLVPMGLTTCTEEVYGAFLSDDIAKGFFHGHTYSANPLACTAALAGIELLQSEEIQKNIANIMQWHQKFADEMRPHPKVKNVRHLGVIFALDLNVETQRYGNLRNKLFKHFMKEGVFLRPLGNTIYILPPYIISREQMEKIYASIRSAIALFQF; this is translated from the coding sequence TTGTTAGGGCATACCATATCGAAAAGTTTTGCCGAGCGCGACCAAAAACACCTTTGGCACCCGTTGACGCAGCATAAACTGCACGCTACGACCTTGCCCATTGTCAAGGCCAAGGGGGCCATACTCCACGACGAACATGGAAAGGAATATATAGACGGCATCGCTTCTTGGTACACGGCCATGTACGGGCATTGCAACGAGCACATCATAGAAAGGGTGGGGCGGCAGATGCAGCAGTTAGATCAAGTGGTGTTCAGTGGCTTTACCCACCCGCCGGCAATTGAGCTCTCAGAGGCTTTGGTCAACATATTGCCCGACAACCAACAAAAATTGTTTTTCTCTGACAATGGTTCTACCGCTGTTGAGGTGGGCATCAAAATGGCCTTGCAATATCATTTCAACAAGGGGCATAAAAAAAATGTGTTGCTTGCTTTTGAGGATGGGTTTCATGGCGACACCTTCGGTGCCATGTCTGTTTCGGGACTTTCGGTTTACAATGGCCCGTTTGAAAATTTTTTCCTTGAGGTGGAGCGGATTCCCGTTCCCAATGGTACAAATACCGGTGAGATTCAAAAAACGCTTGAAAATCTTTTGAGAGAAAAAGAGGCAGCAGCGTTTGTCTATGAGCCTTTGGTACAGGGGGCGGCTGCCATGAAGATGCACGATGCGAAAGGGCTTGATACAATTTTGGCCTTGCTGAAAAAACATGAGGTGTTGCTCGTTGCCGATGAGGTAATGACCGGTTTTGGCAAAACGGGCACTCATTTCGCCTCTGACCAAGTTGAGACCAAACCGGACATCATCTGTCTTTCAAAAGCGTTGACGGCAGGATTGGTGCCCATGGGGCTTACCACGTGCACCGAAGAGGTCTATGGGGCATTTTTGAGTGACGACATCGCCAAAGGATTCTTTCATGGCCACACCTATTCGGCCAATCCGTTGGCCTGTACGGCCGCACTGGCAGGCATTGAATTATTGCAATCGGAAGAAATTCAGAAAAACATTGCAAATATTATGCAATGGCACCAAAAATTTGCCGATGAGATGCGACCACATCCCAAAGTAAAGAATGTACGGCATTTGGGGGTCATTTTTGCCTTGGATTTGAATGTGGAAACGCAGCGGTATGGAAACCTACGCAATAAACTGTTTAAACATTTTATGAAAGAGGGAGTGTTTCTGAGGCCCTTGGGCAACACTATTTATATTTTGCCGCCTTATATCATTTCAAGGGAACAGATGGAAAAAATCTATGCTTCGATTCGTTCGGCAATCGCCCTTTTCCAATTCTGA
- a CDS encoding ArnT family glycosyltransferase: MFKKVLHFLTPDYTMMKERNLFFLLFIFSLFIRFPFFFRDYIDRDESTFILMGQSWVNGHLPYTELWDLKPPVIFLFFGAVIYFFGKSFIAIRLAGTLLVALTALFTYKVGVRAISKKMAIWASFLTVPLLSLFGSLQGVMSEHICIAFFMMALYWSLFKRKWYWLLLSGIFYGLSFMSKLNIAYPIFFLGLFLCWEAFRDKRVMAEWPKWLLIVLGMVLVVALTALPYLFSGELLIWWQSVFEAPMAYSSSKTSSKLEAMVFFVLIIFLGWLANRKKILDFHQREVAIFFVLPLGMALSFVQIGKVNGHYLIQLYPFLLILTFMATSKIVLAKKSYLKAIPLLMLPLVPMEAYLEYANIINHKVEKGTFYNGEGIEIPAYLIKNDLETENVFFLEYHIGYWLLGTNPPTKAATHPSNIARDALFPHMQNPRTTSAEELRYIMEEIRPSIIVARKGKRPFDKQFIALNFYVNIYLQKHYKLIKTIDRGLIYQRLEQL, encoded by the coding sequence ATGTTTAAAAAAGTTCTTCACTTTTTAACTCCTGATTACACCATGATGAAAGAAAGAAACCTTTTCTTTCTTCTTTTTATTTTCTCTCTTTTTATCCGATTTCCTTTCTTTTTTCGTGATTACATTGACCGAGACGAAAGCACCTTTATTCTTATGGGCCAGTCTTGGGTCAATGGTCATTTGCCCTACACCGAACTCTGGGATCTGAAGCCCCCTGTCATTTTCCTGTTTTTTGGTGCCGTTATCTATTTCTTTGGTAAAAGTTTTATTGCCATTCGATTGGCCGGCACCCTACTTGTTGCCCTTACCGCCCTTTTTACCTACAAAGTGGGCGTTAGGGCAATTTCTAAAAAGATGGCTATCTGGGCTTCATTTTTAACAGTACCCCTACTTAGCCTTTTCGGCAGTTTGCAGGGAGTGATGTCTGAACATATTTGCATTGCCTTTTTTATGATGGCCCTTTACTGGTCACTGTTTAAACGGAAATGGTATTGGCTATTGCTCTCAGGTATTTTTTATGGGCTTTCTTTCATGTCTAAATTGAACATTGCATATCCTATTTTCTTTTTAGGCCTCTTTTTATGTTGGGAAGCATTTAGAGACAAAAGAGTAATGGCCGAGTGGCCAAAGTGGTTGTTGATTGTGTTGGGAATGGTACTGGTAGTAGCATTGACCGCGTTGCCATACCTGTTTTCCGGTGAGCTGCTGATTTGGTGGCAATCTGTTTTCGAAGCCCCTATGGCCTATTCAAGTTCAAAAACAAGTTCAAAGTTGGAGGCCATGGTTTTCTTCGTCTTGATAATCTTTCTTGGTTGGTTGGCCAATAGAAAAAAAATCCTCGATTTTCACCAAAGAGAAGTGGCCATATTCTTTGTGCTGCCACTGGGCATGGCCCTTTCCTTTGTGCAAATAGGAAAGGTGAACGGGCATTATTTGATACAGCTATACCCTTTTCTTTTGATTTTGACCTTCATGGCAACATCTAAGATAGTTCTTGCCAAAAAATCATACTTAAAGGCTATTCCTTTGCTAATGCTGCCATTGGTCCCTATGGAGGCTTATCTAGAGTATGCCAATATAATCAACCACAAAGTTGAAAAAGGAACTTTCTACAATGGTGAAGGAATCGAGATTCCGGCTTATCTTATAAAAAATGACTTAGAAACGGAAAATGTTTTTTTTCTAGAATATCATATTGGATATTGGCTTTTAGGAACCAACCCCCCCACCAAAGCGGCAACCCACCCAAGCAACATTGCCAGGGATGCCCTTTTTCCGCACATGCAAAACCCACGTACGACAAGTGCTGAAGAGCTACGATATATTATGGAGGAAATACGGCCAAGCATCATCGTGGCCAGAAAAGGAAAACGGCCTTTTGACAAACAGTTTATTGCCCTCAATTTCTACGTCAATATCTACTTGCAAAAACATTATAAATTGATCAAAACCATTGACCGTGGTCTCATTTACCAACGACTAGAACAGCTTTAG
- the bioD gene encoding dethiobiotin synthase gives MKLFVTGISTEVGKTVASAILVEALQADYWKPVQAGDLHHSDSDKVKELISNSKSVIHPNSYALKTPMSPHAAAEIDGTEIDLQCIVEPKTDNHLVIEGAGGLLVPLNNKDTIFDLIKPEYKVVVVSRHYLGSINHSLLTINALQQQGFKVGIVFSGNEHSTSESIILEKTKATLLGRIDEEENFNKKVVKKYATRFKQKLKLF, from the coding sequence ATGAAGCTTTTTGTAACAGGAATTTCCACTGAAGTAGGAAAAACAGTAGCCTCGGCTATTTTGGTAGAGGCTTTGCAGGCTGATTATTGGAAGCCCGTTCAGGCAGGAGACCTGCACCACTCTGACAGTGATAAGGTCAAAGAATTGATTTCCAATTCGAAGTCGGTCATCCATCCGAACAGTTACGCTTTGAAAACACCCATGAGTCCGCATGCGGCGGCTGAAATTGATGGAACCGAAATCGATTTGCAGTGTATTGTGGAACCCAAAACCGATAACCATCTGGTCATCGAGGGTGCGGGCGGATTATTGGTTCCGTTGAACAACAAAGACACCATCTTCGATTTGATAAAACCCGAGTACAAGGTTGTGGTGGTATCACGGCACTACCTTGGCAGCATCAACCATTCGCTGCTGACCATCAATGCCCTTCAACAACAAGGGTTCAAAGTCGGCATTGTTTTTAGTGGAAATGAGCACTCCACTTCTGAGAGCATCATTCTTGAAAAAACAAAGGCTACCCTTTTAGGGCGTATTGATGAAGAAGAGAACTTTAATAAAAAGGTTGTTAAGAAATATGCTACTCGATTCAAACAAAAACTAAAGCTGTTCTAG
- a CDS encoding putative signal transducing protein translates to MGNDWVVLGSFEFLADVQVIKGRLESEGFEVRLKDENTVSVEPFASNALGGIKLLVHKNDEAAAKAIYDSIRNFATDEEGNLIVCPNCGAKKSEVYYARNTLLYKLFPFLETKKYKCNQCNFITKPGR, encoded by the coding sequence ATGGGTAACGATTGGGTAGTATTGGGAAGTTTCGAATTCTTGGCAGATGTTCAGGTCATTAAGGGAAGGCTCGAATCTGAAGGCTTTGAGGTTCGGCTCAAAGATGAAAATACGGTAAGTGTAGAGCCCTTTGCCAGCAATGCCCTCGGGGGTATCAAATTGTTGGTGCATAAAAATGACGAGGCAGCGGCCAAGGCCATCTACGACTCCATTCGAAATTTTGCCACTGACGAAGAGGGCAACTTAATTGTTTGCCCAAACTGTGGTGCCAAGAAATCAGAGGTGTACTATGCGCGAAATACACTTTTGTACAAATTGTTTCCATTTTTAGAGACCAAGAAGTACAAATGCAACCAATGTAACTTTATAACCAAACCCGGTCGATGA